A region of Reichenbachiella carrageenanivorans DNA encodes the following proteins:
- a CDS encoding OmpL47-type beta-barrel domain-containing protein has product MRKALFFLIFCPFVVFSQELPNVKKQYYINEDGKLYWQGTNPVYLFISETPDGKNLHRLESKIHEDYTNPMYLDTEGVNYIRSNWAADSTGKQLQPKFELLFEVYKDSYAPKTTVTFEEAPKYKSTAGQQFYGKGLKLKTQATDNQSGVQKTFYSVDNNNFLAFQGEQDLNVDKEYDVKIYSADNTGNVEPIQIYQFRVDLTNPVSEYTVHNDRSGMIFSPRTFIKLQSVDASSGLSRVAYKIDNGTEQIFKDQINLASLSDGSHTIHYYGYDNVKNKEEDKVIEFYLDKTVPLVEATIVGDQYQNRGRVFVSTRTKVKLTAEDNKAGVKTIKYSIDGAEAETYYEPFILDKTGGNHVITYYAIDKVNNRFDGKLEEDNLSRSSLDIDMEAPEISYEFTGSQYHSRDTAFVTSNSEIALSALDAESGIKDLGYKINGGQGQAYTGPIKLEEEGFYTIDFYGTDQVNNRNTKSFFFVVDNTGPKVEHILSMEPVGKIILDEKEGLPISVYSKGVKLFLGATDKTVDTDKIYYTLNGAAEVEYTRPVKIDTRGLVTYKIRATDKLGNATTSDEIEIFVK; this is encoded by the coding sequence ATGAGAAAGGCATTATTTTTTCTAATTTTTTGTCCGTTTGTGGTCTTTTCCCAAGAGCTGCCTAATGTGAAGAAGCAATATTACATCAACGAAGATGGAAAGCTCTATTGGCAAGGCACAAATCCTGTTTATTTGTTTATCTCAGAGACTCCAGATGGAAAAAATCTACACCGATTAGAAAGTAAAATTCATGAGGATTATACGAACCCGATGTATTTGGATACCGAAGGGGTCAACTATATTAGGTCCAATTGGGCAGCAGATTCTACAGGTAAGCAGCTACAGCCTAAGTTTGAATTGCTTTTCGAAGTCTACAAAGACAGCTATGCACCCAAAACTACTGTCACTTTTGAAGAGGCACCAAAATACAAAAGCACAGCTGGTCAGCAGTTTTATGGCAAGGGTTTGAAACTAAAAACCCAGGCTACTGATAACCAATCTGGGGTGCAAAAAACTTTTTATTCTGTAGACAATAATAATTTCTTGGCTTTTCAGGGTGAGCAGGATCTGAATGTAGATAAGGAGTACGATGTTAAAATTTATTCGGCGGATAATACGGGCAATGTAGAACCTATTCAGATTTATCAATTTAGAGTGGATTTAACTAACCCTGTTTCGGAATACACCGTGCACAACGATCGCAGTGGTATGATTTTTTCACCAAGAACTTTCATCAAACTACAATCTGTAGATGCATCATCTGGATTGAGTAGGGTCGCCTATAAAATCGATAACGGTACGGAGCAAATATTCAAAGATCAAATTAATTTGGCTTCTTTATCTGACGGTTCTCACACGATCCATTATTATGGATACGACAATGTAAAAAACAAAGAAGAGGATAAAGTCATCGAGTTTTATCTTGATAAAACAGTACCTCTTGTAGAGGCTACCATAGTAGGTGACCAATACCAAAATAGAGGCCGAGTATTTGTATCTACCAGAACCAAAGTGAAACTGACCGCAGAGGATAACAAAGCGGGCGTAAAAACGATCAAATATTCGATAGATGGAGCAGAGGCAGAAACGTACTATGAGCCGTTTATATTGGACAAGACGGGAGGTAACCATGTCATTACTTACTATGCGATAGACAAAGTCAACAACCGATTCGATGGAAAGCTAGAGGAAGACAACCTGAGCCGATCGTCGTTGGATATAGACATGGAAGCACCAGAGATCAGTTATGAGTTTACGGGTAGCCAGTACCACTCTAGGGATACCGCTTTCGTAACTAGCAATTCTGAAATAGCTCTGTCGGCACTTGATGCAGAAAGCGGAATCAAAGATTTGGGGTATAAGATCAACGGTGGTCAGGGACAAGCCTACACTGGGCCAATCAAGCTAGAAGAAGAGGGTTTTTACACCATCGATTTTTACGGTACGGATCAGGTCAACAACAGAAACACCAAGTCGTTCTTTTTTGTGGTGGATAACACAGGTCCTAAAGTGGAGCACATACTCAGTATGGAGCCTGTCGGCAAAATTATCTTAGATGAAAAAGAAGGATTGCCAATTAGTGTATATTCTAAGGGAGTTAAATTATTCTTGGGAGCTACCGATAAGACAGTAGATACAGACAAAATCTACTATACCTTGAACGGTGCTGCAGAAGTAGAATATACTCGCCCTGTGAAAATAGACACCAGAGGACTGGTGACTTACAAGATCCGAGCTACCGATAAGCTAGGTAACGCAACGACCTCAGATGAAATAGAGATATTCGTGAAGTAA
- a CDS encoding CHAT domain-containing protein has product MKFNIVIILTLLLNLTYSSLMAQKELADFHYHQGDTFLLFNRHDSSIMHFEKARALYLKEQNWRGVVASDNKIAENLCGTFELKEAMALSNAAYLMADEKLGEWDIEKANAINNIGNIHYLTGQHEQALIEYEKALDIANHESHGDVLFSAPSSLGIGNVYFGKNQYEEAFKHFKSALEANKRILGENHPYVANSYLSLGNLYRNKGSYNLATEYYEKALAINISVFGENHPDVATTYVGIADIYKSKGNYDLAMQYYRQALVIYQKFLHEKDPKFGAIYLGFADVYKNQSNYDQALVYYQKALDLFELTIGLEHQNSVRSFLGIGNTYMYQEKFREALDYYNKVMDINFNLVGENHVNSSAANNNLGSIYYFFGDFDLAIRYFNKALAIDINIHGEEHPNVANGYYNLSRVYGEKGDIRTALEYCQLAINASIIDFDDKNVFMNPVLVNFFDNKDLLWYLQFKGQLLEEGFRRSENVKGLDISLHSFVLSDSLVEQIRQSYTDRRDQIELSEMSGRIYESSVNAAYSLINLINEDNVKYLGAEATYEGKKQEYEDRFFFFTEKNKGAILFSSLAESNAISFGGIPDTLLDREKVLKTLINNYTQELAANPDPSMIEFYQRELFKANREYEGLIENFESNYPKYYDLKYDVQITKLKEVQNFLNDSTMMLSYFLTTDSIYVTQIDNSGMKINKVYQKRDYDKAVKAVRKGILYKSDKIYTTYARMLYEQLFPMEIPERIKNIIVVQDGIMATIPFEVLLTEDVDYNHVDYATLPYLIRDYNLSYTFSANLMYKTFMNEKTIRPKAPKDGMVIAPVNFDHSLEALKEAKKLSYDKADKANNLRKGISISAEELKSLPGTEIEAEEIDTLFLKNKKKADQFMHYQAQEEIAKSGTMDEYKYIHIASHGFVNQEEPEFSGIFMTRDTLTKVEDGILFSGEVYNINLNAELVTLSACETGLGRISNGEGIIGLTRALIYAGAKNITVSLWKVSDESTKRLMIDYYDNFLLYDVPKDLHESLSYAYALKKAKMNMIEKGGLFAHPYYWSPFVLIGK; this is encoded by the coding sequence ATGAAATTCAATATTGTTATCATACTAACCTTGCTTTTGAATTTGACCTATTCCTCTCTTATGGCTCAAAAAGAGTTGGCAGATTTTCATTATCATCAAGGAGATACTTTCTTACTTTTCAATAGACACGACAGCTCCATTATGCATTTTGAAAAAGCACGAGCACTGTATCTCAAAGAGCAAAACTGGAGGGGAGTAGTTGCCTCGGACAATAAAATCGCAGAAAACCTCTGTGGTACCTTTGAACTTAAAGAAGCCATGGCGCTCTCTAATGCCGCCTACCTAATGGCCGATGAAAAACTAGGAGAGTGGGACATAGAAAAGGCCAATGCCATAAACAACATCGGTAATATTCACTACCTCACGGGACAGCACGAGCAAGCACTCATAGAATACGAAAAAGCACTTGACATAGCCAATCACGAATCTCATGGCGATGTACTCTTTTCTGCCCCTAGCAGTTTGGGTATAGGCAATGTTTATTTTGGTAAAAATCAATATGAAGAAGCCTTCAAGCATTTCAAAAGTGCGTTAGAAGCCAATAAAAGAATCTTAGGTGAAAACCACCCCTATGTGGCCAACTCTTATTTGAGCTTGGGCAACCTGTATCGAAACAAGGGGTCGTACAATTTAGCTACTGAGTATTATGAAAAGGCGCTAGCCATCAATATTTCTGTATTTGGTGAAAACCACCCAGACGTAGCCACTACCTATGTCGGCATTGCTGACATCTACAAAAGCAAGGGTAATTATGACCTCGCCATGCAATATTACCGCCAAGCCTTAGTGATCTATCAAAAATTTCTTCATGAAAAAGACCCAAAATTTGGCGCCATCTACTTAGGGTTTGCCGATGTTTATAAAAACCAGAGCAACTACGATCAGGCTTTAGTATACTACCAAAAGGCTTTGGATTTATTCGAACTAACTATCGGACTCGAACACCAAAACAGTGTGCGTAGTTTCCTTGGTATCGGCAATACCTACATGTATCAAGAGAAGTTTAGAGAAGCACTCGATTATTACAACAAGGTGATGGACATCAACTTCAACCTCGTAGGCGAAAACCATGTCAACTCATCTGCCGCCAACAACAATCTCGGTAGCATTTACTACTTTTTTGGCGACTTCGATCTGGCCATTCGCTACTTCAATAAAGCACTGGCTATCGACATCAATATCCATGGAGAAGAACACCCCAACGTGGCCAACGGCTACTACAACCTGTCGCGTGTATATGGAGAAAAAGGAGACATACGTACTGCACTCGAATATTGCCAATTGGCCATCAATGCCAGCATCATCGACTTCGACGACAAGAATGTATTCATGAACCCAGTACTGGTCAATTTCTTCGACAACAAAGATTTACTTTGGTATTTGCAATTCAAAGGGCAGCTACTCGAAGAAGGGTTTAGAAGAAGTGAAAACGTAAAAGGGCTTGATATTTCTCTTCACAGTTTCGTATTGAGTGACAGCCTAGTAGAACAAATTCGACAGTCCTATACCGACCGTAGAGACCAGATCGAACTTAGTGAAATGTCTGGCAGAATCTACGAATCTTCTGTAAATGCCGCCTACTCATTGATCAATTTGATCAATGAAGACAATGTAAAATACCTAGGGGCAGAAGCTACCTACGAAGGTAAAAAACAAGAATATGAAGATCGGTTTTTCTTCTTTACCGAGAAAAACAAAGGAGCGATTCTTTTCTCTTCTTTGGCTGAGTCCAATGCCATCTCTTTTGGCGGGATACCAGACACCTTGCTCGATAGAGAAAAAGTACTAAAAACCCTTATCAACAACTACACTCAAGAGCTGGCAGCTAACCCAGACCCTAGCATGATCGAGTTTTATCAACGCGAGCTATTTAAGGCCAACAGGGAATATGAGGGGCTCATCGAAAACTTTGAGTCGAACTATCCGAAGTATTATGATTTGAAATATGACGTACAAATCACAAAACTCAAGGAGGTTCAAAATTTTTTGAACGACTCCACCATGATGCTTTCTTACTTCCTCACCACAGACAGTATCTATGTGACTCAGATCGATAATTCTGGCATGAAGATAAACAAGGTGTACCAAAAGAGGGATTATGACAAAGCAGTAAAAGCCGTAAGAAAAGGCATCTTATACAAAAGTGACAAAATTTACACCACCTATGCACGCATGCTCTACGAGCAGCTTTTCCCAATGGAAATTCCAGAACGAATCAAAAATATCATCGTAGTACAAGATGGAATCATGGCAACCATACCCTTTGAGGTCCTCCTCACTGAAGACGTAGATTACAATCATGTGGATTATGCCACTCTTCCTTATCTGATTCGTGATTATAATCTCTCTTATACATTCTCTGCCAATCTGATGTACAAGACCTTCATGAATGAAAAAACAATCCGCCCCAAAGCACCTAAAGACGGAATGGTGATTGCCCCCGTCAATTTTGATCATTCGCTGGAAGCACTAAAAGAGGCCAAAAAATTGTCGTACGACAAAGCAGACAAAGCCAACAACTTAAGAAAAGGAATTTCCATTTCGGCCGAAGAACTCAAATCACTGCCAGGCACCGAAATAGAAGCTGAGGAAATCGACACTCTCTTCCTCAAAAACAAAAAGAAAGCAGATCAATTCATGCACTATCAAGCACAAGAAGAGATTGCCAAATCGGGTACGATGGACGAATACAAATACATCCACATCGCTTCACACGGATTTGTAAACCAGGAAGAACCAGAATTTTCAGGTATTTTCATGACAAGAGATACGCTTACCAAAGTAGAAGATGGCATTCTATTTTCTGGCGAAGTCTACAATATCAACCTCAACGCAGAACTAGTCACTCTATCTGCATGTGAAACAGGATTAGGTAGAATTTCCAATGGCGAAGGAATAATAGGGCTAACTCGCGCCTTGATCTACGCAGGCGCAAAAAACATCACGGTATCGCTATGGAAAGTGTCTGACGAATCGACCAAACGGTTGATGATCGACTACTATGACAATTTTTTGCTCTACGATGTACCTAAAGACCTACACGAAAGCTTGAGTTACGCTTACGCACTAAAGAAAGCAAAAATGAATATGATAGAAAAGGGTGGACTATTTGCACACCCCTATTATTGGTCTCCTTTTGTGTTGATTGGGAAATAA
- a CDS encoding NUMOD4 motif-containing HNH endonuclease: MEAHKIERMEEVWKTISGFSNYEVSNLGRVRRKARKTFHAGSKKEISLKEKVMKQRWNTTCKCFFMDLLNDEGKRKTVYPHREVAEAFCINVLPEVYTMIVHLDNDPKNNDSTNLEWVSPSEHMAFQFEVGNKNNFKVWHTRKEKYKNGFKESTTFKGRPRKTA, encoded by the coding sequence ATGGAAGCGCATAAGATCGAACGAATGGAAGAGGTATGGAAAACCATCTCTGGTTTTTCTAATTATGAAGTGTCTAATCTGGGGCGTGTCCGCAGAAAGGCTCGAAAGACTTTTCATGCAGGCTCAAAGAAAGAAATTTCCCTAAAAGAGAAAGTAATGAAGCAGCGTTGGAATACAACCTGTAAGTGTTTTTTTATGGATTTGCTCAATGATGAGGGCAAACGAAAGACGGTATATCCTCACAGAGAAGTAGCAGAAGCTTTTTGTATCAACGTATTGCCAGAAGTGTACACTATGATTGTGCATTTGGACAACGATCCGAAAAATAATGACAGTACAAATCTCGAGTGGGTCTCTCCTTCTGAACACATGGCCTTTCAGTTTGAGGTAGGCAATAAAAACAACTTCAAAGTGTGGCACACTCGAAAAGAGAAGTACAAAAATGGTTTCAAAGAAAGTACTACGTTCAAAGGCCGTCCAAGAAAGACCGCCTGA
- a CDS encoding DUF4286 family protein, which translates to MILYNVTVSLEENIEPVWLQWMKQDHIPKVMETGLFVDRKIFKLLSHEQEGAITYAIQYFADTIEQINIYQTKHAEALQAEHDEKFKDKFVAFRTMLEHVD; encoded by the coding sequence ATGATATTATACAATGTAACTGTAAGTCTGGAGGAAAACATCGAACCTGTTTGGCTTCAGTGGATGAAACAAGATCACATTCCCAAAGTAATGGAGACAGGTCTATTCGTGGATCGAAAGATATTCAAATTGTTATCTCACGAGCAAGAGGGCGCCATCACATATGCCATTCAATATTTTGCAGACACCATAGAGCAGATCAATATATATCAAACCAAACATGCGGAAGCACTACAGGCCGAACACGATGAAAAGTTCAAAGATAAGTTCGTCGCTTTCCGAACCATGCTAGAACATGTAGATTAA
- a CDS encoding GNAT family N-acetyltransferase: protein MYLREGTAEDLPRLLELIYELAIYENAENQVSNTVERMKQDGFGPSAVFGFFVVEIDGVLVGAAVYYWRYSTWKGKRIYLEDLIVTDTYRGQGIGQLLFDQVIAHGKAEGASGMMWQVLDWNESAINFYKKYQASFDEEWLNCHIDFQ from the coding sequence ATGTACTTAAGAGAAGGAACGGCAGAAGATTTACCCAGATTACTGGAACTCATTTATGAGCTGGCTATCTATGAAAATGCCGAAAATCAAGTCTCAAACACAGTAGAGCGAATGAAGCAAGATGGCTTTGGGCCTTCTGCTGTGTTTGGTTTTTTTGTAGTGGAGATTGATGGTGTCCTCGTAGGTGCTGCAGTATATTATTGGCGTTATTCTACATGGAAAGGCAAGCGAATTTATTTGGAAGATTTGATCGTGACGGACACGTACAGAGGCCAAGGGATTGGTCAATTGCTTTTTGATCAAGTCATAGCACATGGAAAAGCGGAAGGCGCCAGTGGTATGATGTGGCAAGTACTAGACTGGAATGAGTCCGCGATTAATTTTTATAAAAAGTACCAGGCGTCTTTCGACGAAGAATGGCTCAATTGCCACATCGATTTTCAATAA
- the serS gene encoding serine--tRNA ligase, which yields MLIVSDIRENKSEFIAGLEKRGLANAKALLDEVLVLDEKRKSTQTHLDELLAESNKISKSIGLLMKEGKQEEANEAKNKTSDLKNQTKELGQILEETKQLLEDKLYHIPNIPNLEVPAGKSEDDNEVLFTVDKLPEVGEDAVPHWELIKKYDIIDFDLGVKITGAGFPVYKGKGARLQRALVNFFLDEADRAGYAEVQPPVVINEASGRGTGQLPDKEGQMYHITDSDLYLIPTAEVPITNLYRDVIIDEKDLPIKNVGFTPCFRREAGSWGSHVRGLNRLHQFDKVEIVQVQHPDKSFETLQEMVDHVEGLLKRLGLPYRKLKLCAGDLGFTANITYDFEVYSAAQKRWLEVSSVSNFKTYQANRLKLRYRDVNNEKHLLHTLNGSALALPRIIAAILENGQTPEGIKIPAALHQYAGFETIS from the coding sequence ATGTTAATTGTTTCAGACATTAGAGAAAACAAATCTGAATTCATCGCAGGATTAGAAAAAAGAGGCCTAGCTAACGCCAAGGCACTTCTTGATGAAGTTTTGGTATTGGACGAAAAAAGAAAAAGCACCCAGACTCATCTGGATGAGTTGCTTGCCGAATCCAATAAAATCTCGAAGTCGATTGGTCTACTCATGAAAGAAGGCAAACAAGAAGAGGCGAATGAAGCAAAAAACAAGACGTCTGATTTGAAAAATCAAACGAAAGAGTTGGGTCAGATCTTGGAAGAAACCAAACAACTGCTGGAGGATAAGTTATATCATATCCCAAATATACCTAACCTAGAAGTACCTGCTGGCAAAAGCGAGGATGATAACGAAGTGCTTTTTACCGTTGACAAATTGCCGGAAGTAGGTGAGGATGCTGTACCGCATTGGGAATTGATCAAAAAGTATGATATCATAGATTTCGATCTTGGCGTTAAAATCACAGGTGCTGGATTTCCTGTTTACAAAGGTAAGGGAGCACGGTTGCAGCGAGCATTGGTCAACTTTTTTTTAGACGAAGCGGATCGAGCAGGCTATGCTGAAGTACAGCCACCAGTAGTGATCAATGAGGCTTCTGGTCGGGGTACAGGTCAGTTGCCAGACAAAGAAGGGCAGATGTACCACATCACAGACTCGGATCTGTACTTGATCCCTACAGCAGAGGTGCCGATTACTAACCTGTATAGAGATGTGATCATCGATGAAAAAGATTTGCCTATCAAAAATGTGGGATTCACGCCTTGTTTTAGAAGAGAAGCAGGCTCGTGGGGATCGCATGTGAGAGGACTCAATAGACTGCATCAGTTTGATAAAGTAGAGATTGTGCAGGTGCAGCACCCTGATAAGTCCTTTGAGACTTTGCAGGAAATGGTAGATCATGTAGAAGGTTTGCTAAAAAGGTTGGGATTGCCTTATAGGAAATTGAAGCTGTGTGCAGGCGACTTGGGATTTACGGCTAACATCACTTATGATTTTGAAGTGTATTCTGCAGCACAAAAAAGATGGCTGGAAGTGAGCTCCGTGAGCAACTTCAAAACTTATCAGGCCAATAGGCTGAAATTGAGATATAGAGATGTTAACAATGAAAAACATTTACTACACACCTTGAATGGTAGCGCTTTGGCTTTGCCTAGAATCATCGCAGCCATTTTGGAAAACGGACAGACTCCTGAGGGGATTAAAATTCCTGCGGCTCTACATCAGTATGCTGGCTTCGAAACTATTTCGTAG
- the rho gene encoding transcription termination factor Rho: MYKIEELNDRLLSELKEIAESLGIKNYKKSAKKDLIYKILDEQAINPQPAAERKAEELKKEKPSEANAESKKETKSEEKTSKSANDLLSSFNLEAETKAPREKNERAPKAARPEKTPRPEKTEQSAKTEQPKAETKDVKDKAPREKEERKDRGERNDRGDRKERRPDQKSKKAEYNEKIKDFDGVIENGGVLEIMQDGYGFLRSGDYNYLASPDDIYVSPSQIKLFGLKTGDSVLGQIRPPKDGEKYFALLRVTTVNGKTTEEIRDRVPFEYLTPLFPEEKLNLSYKPSDYSTRVMDMFAPIGKGQRGMIVAQPKTGKTVLLKNVANAIATNHPEVYLMILLIDERPEEVTDMARSVKAEVIASTFDEQAERHVKVANIVLEKAKRMVECGHDVVILLDSITRLARAHNTVVPSSGKILSGGVDANALHKPKRFFGAARNVENGGSLTILATALIETGSKMDEVIFEEFKGTGNMELQLDRKLSNKRVYPAIDIPASGTRREDLLIDKEELARIWILRKFMDDMNSNEAMEFLLGKMKGTRNNQEFLVSMNG, encoded by the coding sequence ATGTATAAAATTGAAGAATTGAATGACAGACTACTATCTGAGCTAAAGGAAATTGCTGAGAGTCTGGGCATCAAAAACTACAAGAAATCTGCGAAGAAGGATCTCATCTACAAAATTCTTGACGAGCAGGCTATCAACCCCCAGCCTGCAGCAGAGAGAAAGGCTGAAGAACTAAAAAAAGAAAAGCCAAGCGAAGCAAATGCTGAAAGCAAAAAAGAAACTAAATCGGAAGAAAAGACTTCAAAATCTGCTAACGATCTATTAAGCTCGTTCAATTTAGAGGCAGAAACTAAAGCACCAAGAGAGAAAAACGAGAGAGCGCCAAAAGCTGCTCGACCAGAAAAAACTCCCCGACCAGAAAAAACGGAGCAATCAGCCAAAACGGAGCAGCCAAAGGCTGAAACGAAAGACGTAAAAGACAAAGCACCAAGGGAAAAAGAAGAAAGAAAAGATAGAGGCGAACGCAACGACCGAGGAGATAGAAAAGAAAGACGTCCAGATCAGAAATCTAAAAAAGCTGAATACAACGAGAAAATCAAGGATTTTGACGGTGTAATCGAAAACGGAGGCGTACTCGAAATCATGCAAGATGGCTATGGCTTCTTGAGATCTGGCGACTACAACTACCTCGCTAGTCCTGATGATATTTATGTATCTCCATCTCAGATCAAATTATTTGGTTTGAAAACAGGCGATTCTGTATTGGGCCAGATCCGCCCTCCAAAAGACGGTGAAAAGTACTTCGCCCTATTGAGAGTAACTACTGTAAACGGTAAGACTACTGAAGAAATCAGAGACAGAGTTCCTTTCGAATACTTGACTCCACTTTTCCCAGAAGAAAAATTAAACCTTAGCTACAAACCTAGCGATTACTCTACAAGAGTAATGGACATGTTCGCTCCTATCGGAAAAGGGCAAAGAGGTATGATCGTAGCACAACCAAAAACAGGTAAAACGGTCTTGCTAAAGAACGTTGCCAACGCCATTGCGACCAATCACCCTGAAGTATATCTAATGATTCTTTTGATCGATGAAAGACCAGAAGAAGTAACTGATATGGCTAGAAGCGTAAAAGCAGAGGTGATTGCTTCTACTTTTGATGAGCAAGCAGAAAGACATGTAAAAGTCGCCAATATTGTGCTTGAAAAAGCTAAGAGAATGGTCGAATGTGGTCACGATGTAGTAATTCTTTTAGACTCTATCACTCGCCTAGCCAGAGCACACAATACTGTAGTGCCTTCAAGTGGCAAGATTCTATCAGGTGGTGTAGATGCTAATGCGCTACACAAACCAAAAAGATTTTTTGGAGCAGCTAGAAATGTAGAAAACGGAGGTTCTTTGACTATTCTCGCAACTGCTTTGATCGAAACAGGATCTAAAATGGACGAAGTAATCTTTGAAGAATTCAAAGGGACAGGCAATATGGAGCTTCAGTTGGACAGAAAACTATCCAACAAGCGTGTATATCCTGCTATCGATATTCCTGCTTCTGGCACTCGAAGAGAAGATCTACTCATCGACAAAGAAGAATTGGCTCGTATCTGGATCTTGAGAAAATTCATGGACGACATGAATTCAAACGAAGCAATGGAATTCTTGCTTGGCAAGATGAAAGGTACCAGAAACAACCAAGAATTTTTGGTGTCGATGAACGGCTAA